Proteins encoded by one window of Salvia splendens isolate huo1 chromosome 5, SspV2, whole genome shotgun sequence:
- the LOC121802022 gene encoding short-chain dehydrogenase TIC 32, chloroplastic-like, which yields MWLFMRNEPSGFSSASTAEEVTKGIDASGLTAIVTGASSGIGLETTRVLAKRGVHVVMGIRNMPAGERARQVIMKENPSAKVDAIRLDLSSMESVRSFASEFTSSGLPLNILINNAGIMTPPFALSADKIELQFATNYLGHFLLTHLLLETMKKTARDTKREGRIVNVSSIAHRISYREGIRFHKLNDEKSYSKVFAYGQSKLANILHANELARRLKEEGADVTANSLHPGIITTNLFRHFGIFEGLMSGVGRLVLKNVEQGASTTCYLALHTHLKGISGQYFSNNNLSKPDHNATDKDLAAKLWEFTTNLINK from the exons ATGTGGTTGTTCATGAGAAATGAGCCTTCTGGATTTTCTTCAGCTTCCACAGCTGAAGAAGTAACCAAAGGGATTGATGCCTCTGGCCTCACTGCTATTGTCACAG GGGCTTCAAGTGGAATAGGATTGGAGACAACGCGTGTTCTAGCAAAGCGCGGTGTTCATGTCGTGATGGGAATCAGAAACATGCCTGCTGGAGAGAGAGCAAGACAAGTGATCATGAAAGAGAATCCATCTGCCAAGGTTGATGCCATTCGGTTAGATCTCAGTTCCATGGAATCCGTTCGAAGTTTTGCATCCGAGTTCACATCTTCTGGTCTACCTTTGAACATTTTGAT TAACAATGCTGGTATTATGACGCCGCCTTTCGCGCTGTCTGCAGACAAGATAGAGCTGCAGTTTGCTACAAATTACTTAG GCCATTTCCTGCTAACTCACTTGTTACTCGAGACTATGAAGAAGACAGCTCGCGACACAAAGAGGGAGGGGAGGATCGTGAACGTCTCCTCAATAGCTCATCGCATTTCCTACAGAGAAGGAATCCGGTTTCACAAACTCAACGACGAAAAAAG TTATTCCAAGGTTTTCGCTTACGGCCAGTCAAAACTCGCTAACATACTGCACGCGAACGAGCTAGCCAGACGGTTAAAG GAAGAGGGTGCTGACGTAACTGCGAATTCGCTCCATCCGGGAATTATCACCACCAATCTTTTCCGGCATTTTGGCATTTTTGAAG GTTTAATGAGCGGCGTTGGCCGACTGGTGCTCAAGAATGTTGAACAG GGGGCTTCAACTACATGTTATCTGGCTTTGCATACACACCTCAAAGGAATTAGTGGTCAATACTTTTCTAACAACAATTTGAGCAAACCAGATCACAATGCTACTGACAAAGATTTGGCTGCTAAACTTTGGGAATTTACCACTaatctcatcaataaatag
- the LOC121802019 gene encoding mitogen-activated protein kinase kinase kinase YODA-like produces the protein MPSWWGKSSSKEAKKKTTKESFIDTFHKKFKSPESKSSGRSAGPRRRSSDTGLERGSQSRAPSRSPSPSKNVARCQSFAERSQSQPLPVPDLRSANICRTYSGISETAKPKTEKVSKASLFLPLPRPACIRQRLEPSESDAELAVTSVCSECSIESDDPVDSRQRSPLANDYDNGCRTAAGNPSSISLKDQPPVPPIISKVAPVPVNLSSNKHLNSSPPRRRHLNGHMANLQVPQHSAFSSAPDSSRSSPSRSPMRAYGYEPVTNTAYTTGKLYTDFPFLGSGQCSPGSGQTSGHNSMGGDMSGQLLWQPSRGSPEYSPNPSPRMTSPGPSSRIHSGAVTPLHPRAGGGHSESQTNWPDDTKQQSHPLPLPPISVSNSSPFSHQNSTVTSPSVPRSPGRAENLPSPGSRWKKGKLLGRGTFGHVYVGFNSETGEMCAMKEVTLFSDDAKSKESAKQLGQEITLLSRLRHPNIVQYYGSETVGDKLYIYLEYVSGGSIHKILQDYGKLGESAIRSYTQQILSGLAYLHAKNTVHRDIKGANILVDPNGRVKLADFGMAKHITGHSCPLSFKGSPYWMAPEVIRNSNGCSLAVDIWSLGCTVIEMATSKPPWSQYEGVAAMFKIGNSKELPTIPDYLSDDGKDFVRLCLQRVPQNRPSAAQLLEHAFVKNVVPLEKQIPSPTSSDHPSVTSASKSMGIGNARVHQRSDTKRLAIHSSRISKSNFQSSEMYISRNISCPVSPIGSPLLYPRSPQHLSGRMSPSPISSPRTTSGSSTPLTGGIGAIAFHNQPMLSSQEGYGTGNLHLRPPSHSYWDPDILRGAQPGNHAFRELTSYDNDALGKQFVRTANGDLYDKQSVLADRVSQQLLRDPAKLNQSFDLSPSPPFPCQRTT, from the exons ATGCCTTCGTGGTGGGGAAAGTCATCGTCAAAAGAAGcgaaaaagaaaacaaccaAGGAAAGCTTTATCGACACATTTCATAAGAAGTTCAAGAGTCCTGAAAGTAAATCTTCTGGTAGATCAGCAGGGCCTAGAAGGCGTTCGAGTGACACTGGTTTAGAAAGAGGGTCTCAGTCACGTGCTCCGTCAAGGTCTCCATCACCTTCCAAGAATGTAGCACGATGTCAAAGTTTTGCGGAAAGGTCTCAATCACAGCCGCTTCCTGTGCCAGACCTCCGCTCAGCCAATATCTGTCGTACTTATTCTGGAATAAGCGAAACAGCAAAGCCCAAAACAGAGAAGGTTTCCAAAGCATCATTGTTTCTACCCCTGCCGAGGCCCGCATGCATCCGCCAGAGACTGGAACCTTCGGAATCGGATGCTGAGTTAGCAGTTACTTCAGTCTGTAGTGAGTGTTCTATTGAGAGTGATGATCCAGTTGATTCACGTCAGCGAAGTCCTCTGGCAAATGACTATGATAATGGGTGTAGGACTGCTGCAGGCAACCCCTCAAG CATTTCTCTTAAGGATCAACCTCCCGTTCCACCAATAATCTCAAAAGTCGCACCTGTTCCTGTAAACCTCTCCTCCAATAAACATTTGAACTCTTCACCTCCAAGAAGACGCCATTTGAATGGTCACATGGCAAATTTACAAGTCCCACAGCATAGTGCCTTTTCCAGTGCTCCAGATAGCTCAAGGTCAAGTCCCTCTAGAAGTCCAATGAGAGCCTATGGTTATGAGCCAGTTACAAATACTGCTTATACAACCGGAAAGCTTTACACCGATTTTCCATTTCTTGGATCTGGTCAATGCTCTCCTGGGTCAGGCCAGACTTCTGGCCATAACTCAATGGGAGGCGATATGTCGGGGCAATTACTCTGGCAGCCTAGTCGAGGAAGCCCAGAATATTCTCCAAATCCTAGTCCTCGAATGACAAGTCCTGGCCCTAGTTCCCGAATCCATAGCGGTGCTGTGACACCACTTCATCCTAGAGCTGGAGGGGGACATTCTGAGTCTCAGACTAACTGGCCTGATGATACGAAACAGCAAAGCCATCCTCTGCCACTTCCTCCCATATCAGTGTCCAATTCCTCACCCTTCTCTCATCAGAATTCAACTGTGACGTCACCTTCTGTGCCACGTAGTCCTGGCAGAGCAGAGAATCTACCAAGCCCTGGCTCACGTTGGAAGAAAGGGAAGTTGCTTGGTCGAGGCACATTTGGACATGTCTATGTTGGGTTTAACAG TGAAACTGGTGAAATGTGTGCCATGAAAGAGGTTACATTATTTTCTGATGATGCAAAATCGAAGGAAAGTGCAAAGCAGTTAGGACAG GAGATCACGCTGTTGAGTCGCTTGAGACATCCTAATATTGTGCAGTATTATGGATCTGAAACG GTAGGTGATAAATTATACATATATCTGGAATATGTATCTGGTGGTTCCATCCATAAGATTCTACAGGACTATGGAAAATTAGGAGAATCAGCCATCCGCAGTTACACTCAGCAAATTTTGTCAGGGCTTGCATATTTACATGCTAAAAACACCGTGCACAG GGATATAAAAGGAGCCAATATACTCGTGGACCCAAATGGCCGTGTTAAGCTGGCAGATTTTGGGATGGCGAAGCAT ATTACCGGGCATTCTTGTCCCTTATCGTTCAAGGGTAGTCCTTACTGGATGGCGCCCGAG GTTATTAGGAATTCAAATGGGTGTAGCCTAGCTGTTGATATATGGAGTCTTGGATGCACTGTCATAGAAATGGCGACGTCAAAACCACCTTGGTCCCAGTATGAAGGG GTCGCAGCTATGTTCAAGATTGGAAATAGCAAGGAACTTCCAACAATTCCAGATTACCTCTCAGATGACGGGAAAGACTTTGTGAGGCTATGCTTGCAGCGGGTTCCACAGAATCGTCCTTCAGCTGCTCAGCTTTTGGAGCACGCTTTTGTGAAAAATGTTGTGCCTCTGGAGAAACAAATACCTAGTCCAACCTCCTCAGATCATCCTTCAGTGACAAGTGCTTCAAAATCTATG GGCATCGGTAACGCAAGAGTTCATCAGCGATCGGATACAAAGAGACTTGCTATCCATTCATCTAGAATATCAAAATCTAATTTTCAATCTAG TGAGATGTACATTTCAAGGAACATATCATGTCCGGTCTCTCCAATTGGAAGTCCTCTTCTATATCCAAGGTCGCCCCAGCACTTAAGTGGAAGAATGTCTCCTTCTCCTATATCAAGCCCCCGCACGACATCTGGTTCATCCACACCTCTTACTGGTGGCATCGGTGCCATCGCGTTCCACAATCAGCCTATGTTATCATCGCAAGAGGGTTATGGGACCGGGAACTTGCACTTGCGCCCGCCCAGCCACTCTTACTGGGATCCCGACATTCTCCGAGGGGCACAGCCAGGAAATCATGCCTTCCGGGAACTGACATCCTACGATAATGACGCTCTCGGAAAGCAATTTGTAAGGACTGCAAACGGAGATCTTTACGATAAACAGTCGGTGCTGGCTGATCGCGTGTCTCAGCAACTGCTCAGAGATCCCGCCAAGCTGAACCAGTCATTCGATCTCTCCCCTTCTCCTCCATTCCCGTGCCAGCGTACAACCTGA
- the LOC121802020 gene encoding probable prolyl 4-hydroxylase 12, translated as MINSITRLLRSSIFRYKPSSMATDLSIIHFFLLAVTFGGSSALHSRKGMQIKEMTQNRIIQLDHQVPPNSIDPSQVIQLSWQPRVFLYRGFLSEEECDYLISWGRRTMGGNDLPVSNMNDIRDDPGISVDADDKIARRIEERISAWTFLPKVNSKSLSVLHIGPETSKQDHHYFDTESVEQVGQPLLATVILYLSNVSHGGQLLFPQSKNGIWSDCTKNSDISRPTRANAIVFFSLHLNAIPDRSSHHARCPIAKGDLWFATKFFYLKSISTGMNLPRLDDADCSDEDENCPGWAAMGECLKNSVFMVGSPDYYGTCRKSCNAC; from the exons ATGATCAATTCAATCACTCGTCTGCTTCGAAGCTCAATATTCAGGTACAAACCATCATCAATGGCGACCGATCTCTCAATTATCCATTTCTTCTTGCTAGCAGTGACGTTCGGTGGCTCTTCCGCGTTGCA TAGCCGAAAAGGAATGCaaataaaagaaatgactcaGAACCGGATTATTCAACTGGACCATCAAGTGCCGCCTAATAGTATTGATCCATCGCAAGTCATTCAGCTGTCCTGGCAACCAAG GGTCTTCTTGTATAGAGGCTTTCTATCAGAGGAGGAGTGTGATTACCTAATATCTTGG GGTCGGCGTACCATGGGAGGCAACGATTTACCAGTTTCTAACATGAATGATATACGAGATGATCCTGGCATCTCTGTTGATGCAGAT GATAAGATTGCTAGAAGGATTGAGGAAAGAATTTCTGCTTGGACTTTCCTTCCTAAAG TGAACAGCAAATCTTTGTCAGTTCTGCACATTGGTCCAGAAACATCTAAACAAGATCATCATTATTTTGATACTGAATCTGTGGAGCAAGTCGGACAACCTTTACTCGCAACAGTTATTTTGTATCTTTCAAATGTCAGTCACGGCGGACAATTACTTTTCCCTCAGTCAAAG AATGGCATATGGTCTGACTGCACAAAGAATAGCGACATCTCAAGACCTACTAGGGCAAATGCTATTGTGTTCTTCAGTCTACACCTCAATGCAATTCCCGATAGGAGTAGTCACCATGCTCGATGTCCTATCGCCAAGGGTGATTTGTGGTTCGCCACCAAATTCTTTTATCTGAAAAGCATAAGCACTGGGATGAATCTGCCCAGATTGGACGATGCTGATTGCAGCGATGAGGATGAAAACTGTCCTGGCTGGGCTGCGATGGGTGAGTGCCTCAAAAATTCTGTTTTCATGGTTGGTTCTCCTGACTACTATGGGACGTGTAGGAAGAGTTGCAACGCGTGCTAG
- the LOC121804743 gene encoding signal peptide peptidase-like 1, translating into MEPLWKLAYLLEPSSLTLFITAIVVSYASASRALNYGKEMERNRDMSEASITLDSSQALMIPIMSSCSLLFMFYMFSSVSQLLTAFTAVASASSLYFCLLPYTAHVRSHFGLPDPYVSRCCAKSLTRIQSFLLLVCVALVVVWLVTGHWILNNLLGISLCIAFVSHVRLPNIKICAMLLACLFVYDVFWVFYSERFFGANVMVSVATQQASNPVHTVANSLNLPGLQLITRKLELPVKIVFPRNMFGSAVPGNNTSDYMMLGLGDMAIPSMLLALVLCFDHQKGRNPKTALDTFPSKGFKYFWHALAGYGVGLFAALAAGVLTRSPQPALLYLVPCTLGPIVILSWMNKDLAELWEGSAGDPNEKAHLTGV; encoded by the exons ATGGAGCCTCTCTGGAAGCTTGCGTATTTACTCGAACCATCTTCACTCACCCTCTTTATCACAGCCATAGTAGTGTCATATGCATCTGCTTCTAGAGCTCTGAACTACGGAAAGGAAATGGAGCGGAACCGTGATATGTCGGAAGCTTCCATTACTCTGGATAGCTCTCAGGCACTGATGATCCCGATAATGAGCTCTTGCAGCTTGCTCTTTATGTTCTATATGTTTTCTTCTGTCTCTCAGCTACTGACTGCTTTTACTGCAGTTGCATCGGCATCTTCCTTATACTTTTGCCTTTTGCCATATACTGCTCACGTCAGGTCGCACTTTGGTCTGCCTGACCCGTATGTATCTCGGTGCTGTGCCAAGTCGCTCACGAGAATCCAAAGCTTCCTGTTATTGGTTTGTGTCGCTTTAGTTGTGGTGTGGCTGGTCACGGGGCACTGGATTTTGAACAATCTGTTGGGGATATCTCTTTGTATTGCTTTTGTCAGCCATGTTCGACTTCCGAATATCAAGATATGCGCGATGCTCCTTGCCTGTTTGTTTGTGTATGATGTGTTCTGGGTTTTCTATTCAGAGAGATTCTTTGGGGCAAATGTTATGGTATCAGTTGCAACGCAACAGGCGTCTAATCCAGTACACACAGTAGCTAATAGCTTGAATCTTCCTGGCTTACAGCTAATAACAAGAAAGCTTGAGCTGCCTGTCAAGATTGTGTTCCCTAGGAATATGTTCGGCAGTGCAGTACCTGGAAATAATACTTCGGATTACATGATGCTTGGTCTTGGTGACATG GCTATCCCCTCAATGCTTTTGGCATTAGTTCTCTGTTTCGATCACCAAAAGGGTCGGAATCCAAAAACTGCCTTGGATACATTTCCTTCAAAGGGATTCAAGTACTTTTGGCATGCTCTTGCTGGCTATGGTGTTGGACTGTTTGCTGCCTTGGCAGCTGGCGTCTTGACACGCTCGCCTCAGCCAGCGCTTTTGTATCTG GTACCTTGTACATTGGGGCCAATCGTCATCCTTTCTTGGATGAATAAGGATCTAGCAGAGTTGTGGGAGGGCTCCGCGGGAGATCCAAACGAGAAAGCGCATCTCACGGGAGTATGA
- the LOC121806014 gene encoding 60S ribosomal protein L36-2-like: MAPKQQNSGIFVGLKKGHVVTPKELAPRPSERKGKTSKRVHFVRSLIREVAGFAPYEKRITELLKVGKDKRALKVAKRKLGTHKRAKKKREEMSGALRKMRAAGGGEKKK, translated from the exons ATGGCTCCGAAGCAGCAGAATAGCGGGATATTTGTCGGATTGAAGAAGGGGCATGTTGTTACCCCGAAGGAGCTAGCTCCACGCCCTTCAGAGAGGAAGGGT AAAACAAGCAAGAGGGTGCATTTTGTAAGGAGTCTCATCAGAGAAGTGGCTGGGTTTGCACCTTATGAGAAGAGGATCACTGAGCTTCTCAAGGTCGGCAAGGACAAGAGGGCTTTGAAGGTAGCTAAGAGAAAGTTGGGTACCCACAAGAGGGCcaagaagaagagagaggaaATGTCTGGTGCTCTCCGCAAGATGAG GGCTGCCGGAGGTGGTGAGAAGAAGAAGTGA